From the Thermococcus sp. genome, one window contains:
- a CDS encoding MFS transporter encodes MRWSEIPRDVKAYMLYHTLIAPGLIVWILFPLYLMETGYSILEVGAFFTAVNIMAIPLTYLFGRLFNRWDIKKGLIAIDLLNGIAYVLYGLAKGAVAPLMLFAGRTIEKLSTVLYPLYRAYEQIIYPEDRYEEIFAWHLRLPEIARLITFPVLGYILGYVYPGPESYRWAFIFFGMFSVITVAYIWRFLPSVGREERITQEGFTFRAGEFKLLLAFEALLTLAWELAPEIVLINYVVFVLHKTVFEVTLIACASSVASIIGTYASERVPKEKGFQAIGVGMFINAFYALVMALAPPFWLALAVYALGDFGNTLWFPFYRSWMFKLIPKERASEFHAAISSYNRLIGLFTPFVAGALASLHATLPYAVSLGLFLIAGVMFWWLERKGIYPRTAS; translated from the coding sequence ATGCGCTGGAGTGAGATTCCCCGCGATGTCAAGGCCTACATGCTCTATCACACGCTCATAGCACCCGGCCTAATCGTCTGGATACTCTTCCCGCTCTACCTCATGGAGACGGGTTACTCAATCCTCGAAGTTGGGGCGTTCTTTACTGCTGTCAACATCATGGCGATTCCGCTAACTTATCTCTTCGGCAGGCTCTTCAACCGGTGGGACATCAAGAAGGGCCTCATAGCGATAGACCTCCTCAACGGCATCGCCTACGTTTTGTATGGCCTTGCCAAGGGCGCCGTCGCCCCGCTAATGCTCTTCGCAGGAAGGACCATCGAGAAGCTCTCGACGGTGCTTTATCCTCTCTACAGAGCCTACGAGCAGATAATCTATCCTGAAGACAGGTACGAGGAGATATTCGCCTGGCATCTCCGTTTGCCGGAGATAGCGAGACTGATAACCTTCCCGGTTCTCGGCTACATCCTCGGCTACGTCTATCCCGGCCCCGAGAGCTACCGCTGGGCCTTCATCTTCTTCGGTATGTTCTCGGTGATAACGGTGGCATACATCTGGCGCTTCCTGCCCTCGGTAGGCCGGGAGGAGCGCATTACTCAGGAGGGCTTCACGTTTAGGGCCGGAGAGTTCAAGCTCCTGCTGGCGTTCGAGGCTTTGCTGACCCTCGCCTGGGAGCTTGCGCCCGAGATAGTACTGATAAACTACGTCGTCTTCGTGCTCCACAAGACGGTGTTCGAGGTTACCCTGATAGCCTGTGCGAGCAGTGTGGCCTCGATAATCGGGACCTACGCCAGCGAGAGGGTCCCCAAGGAGAAGGGCTTCCAGGCCATCGGCGTGGGCATGTTCATAAACGCCTTCTACGCTCTCGTGATGGCATTGGCACCACCCTTCTGGCTGGCGCTGGCGGTATATGCCCTCGGCGACTTCGGAAACACCCTCTGGTTCCCCTTCTACCGCTCCTGGATGTTCAAACTGATTCCGAAGGAGCGCGCCAGCGAGTTCCACGCGGCGATATCGAGCTACAACAGGCTTATCGGCCTCTTCACGCCCTTCGTTGCCGGAGCACTGGCGAGCCTTCACGCGACACTGCCGTATGCAGTCAGCTTAGGATTGTTTTTGATTGCCGGGGTGATGTTCTGGTGGCTTGAGAGGAAAGGTATTTATCCAAGAACCGCGAGTTAA